A single Tachypleus tridentatus isolate NWPU-2018 chromosome 9, ASM421037v1, whole genome shotgun sequence DNA region contains:
- the LOC143225282 gene encoding upstream stimulatory factor-like isoform X3: MDMLDHPLDTSRGEQVNDSGASDDTSHIPADDSSVNTVNTVEDATELCATQQNSSLLDPTVHYQFRAENGQGTVTYRVVQLASECDVNTDASAHVVTTAAALVGQQVAQTILTSYSATNDGDSPTSDVQPSDTRFAYFPAVADGSITSSQSEAAALAVPSPGQFYVMMSSQDVLQPGQRTLAPRTHQFSPKLDVTRTARDERRRATHNEVERKRRDKINNWIMKLSKVVPDCSSDHTKQGQLLVFSFQIKQSKGGVLAKACEYIQELRNANARLPEILKENERLSMDIELLRRQCEDIKNENQMFQVHLQQQGITITDQMGTNAT, translated from the exons aCAGCTCAGTGAATACAGTCAACACAGTTGAAGATGCTACAGAACTTTGTGCTACCCAACAAAACAGTAGTCTTCTTGATCCTACAGTTCACTATCAGTTTAGAGCAGAGAATGGTCAAG GTACTGTAACGTATCGTGTGGTACAGCTTGCATCAGAAtgtgatgtaaatactgatgctTCTGCCCATGTGGTGACCACAGCAGCAGCATTAGTTGGTCAGCAAGTTGCTCAAACAATCCTAACCAGCTATTCCGCAACCAATGATGGAGACAGTCCCACATCAGATGTCCAGCCCTCAGACACGAGGTTTGCCTACTTTCCTGCTGTTGCAGATGGAAGCATAACCTCTTCACAGTCAGAAGCAGCAGCTCTGGCAGTACCAAGCCCAG GACAGTTTTATGTAATGATGTCTTCACAAGATGTGCTTCAGCCAGGACAAAGAACTTTGGCTCCAAGAACACATCAGTTTAGTCCAAAATTAGATGTAACAAGAACAGCGAGAGATGAACGTCGCAGAGCCACTCACAATGAAG TGGAAAGAAAAAGAAGAGACAAAATTAATAATTGGATAATGAAGTTATCAAAAGTAGTGCCTGATTGTTCTTCTGATCACACCAAGCAAGGGCAG TTGCTGGTATTTTCCTTCCAAATAAAGCAGAGTAAAGGGGGAGTACTTGCTAAAGCTTGTGAATACATCCAAGAATTGAGAAATGCTAATGCTAGATTGCCTgagattttaaaagaaaatgagaGATTGTCGATGGATATAGAACTGTTGAGACGTCAGTGTGAAGATATCAAGAACGAGAATCAGATGTTCCAAGTGCATCTTCAACAGCAAGGGATTACCATTACTGACCAGATGGGTACAAATGCCACATAA
- the LOC143225282 gene encoding upstream stimulatory factor-like isoform X4: MDMLDHPLDTRGEQVNDSGASDDTSHIPADDSSVNTVNTVEDATELCATQQNSSLLDPTVHYQFRAENGQGTVTYRVVQLASECDVNTDASAHVVTTAAALVGQQVAQTILTSYSATNDGDSPTSDVQPSDTRFAYFPAVADGSITSSQSEAAALAVPSPGQFYVMMSSQDVLQPGQRTLAPRTHQFSPKLDVTRTARDERRRATHNEVERKRRDKINNWIMKLSKVVPDCSSDHTKQGQLLVFSFQIKQSKGGVLAKACEYIQELRNANARLPEILKENERLSMDIELLRRQCEDIKNENQMFQVHLQQQGITITDQMGTNAT, encoded by the exons aCAGCTCAGTGAATACAGTCAACACAGTTGAAGATGCTACAGAACTTTGTGCTACCCAACAAAACAGTAGTCTTCTTGATCCTACAGTTCACTATCAGTTTAGAGCAGAGAATGGTCAAG GTACTGTAACGTATCGTGTGGTACAGCTTGCATCAGAAtgtgatgtaaatactgatgctTCTGCCCATGTGGTGACCACAGCAGCAGCATTAGTTGGTCAGCAAGTTGCTCAAACAATCCTAACCAGCTATTCCGCAACCAATGATGGAGACAGTCCCACATCAGATGTCCAGCCCTCAGACACGAGGTTTGCCTACTTTCCTGCTGTTGCAGATGGAAGCATAACCTCTTCACAGTCAGAAGCAGCAGCTCTGGCAGTACCAAGCCCAG GACAGTTTTATGTAATGATGTCTTCACAAGATGTGCTTCAGCCAGGACAAAGAACTTTGGCTCCAAGAACACATCAGTTTAGTCCAAAATTAGATGTAACAAGAACAGCGAGAGATGAACGTCGCAGAGCCACTCACAATGAAG TGGAAAGAAAAAGAAGAGACAAAATTAATAATTGGATAATGAAGTTATCAAAAGTAGTGCCTGATTGTTCTTCTGATCACACCAAGCAAGGGCAG TTGCTGGTATTTTCCTTCCAAATAAAGCAGAGTAAAGGGGGAGTACTTGCTAAAGCTTGTGAATACATCCAAGAATTGAGAAATGCTAATGCTAGATTGCCTgagattttaaaagaaaatgagaGATTGTCGATGGATATAGAACTGTTGAGACGTCAGTGTGAAGATATCAAGAACGAGAATCAGATGTTCCAAGTGCATCTTCAACAGCAAGGGATTACCATTACTGACCAGATGGGTACAAATGCCACATAA
- the LOC143225282 gene encoding upstream stimulatory factor-like isoform X9, whose product MDMLDHPLDTSRGEQVNDSGASDDTSHIPADDSSVNTVNTVEDATELCATQQNSSLLDPTVHYQFRAENGQGTVTYRVVQLASECDVNTDASAHVVTTAAALVGQQVAQTILTSYSATNDGDSPTSDVQPSDTRFAYFPAVADGSITSSQSEAAALAVPSPGQFYVMMSSQDVLQPGQRTLAPRTHQFSPKLDVTRTARDERRRATHNEVERKRRDKINNWIMKLSKVVPDCSSDHTKQGQSKGGVLAKACEYIQELRNANARLPEILKENERLSMDIELLRRQCEDIKNENQMFQVHLQQQGITITDQMGTNAT is encoded by the exons aCAGCTCAGTGAATACAGTCAACACAGTTGAAGATGCTACAGAACTTTGTGCTACCCAACAAAACAGTAGTCTTCTTGATCCTACAGTTCACTATCAGTTTAGAGCAGAGAATGGTCAAG GTACTGTAACGTATCGTGTGGTACAGCTTGCATCAGAAtgtgatgtaaatactgatgctTCTGCCCATGTGGTGACCACAGCAGCAGCATTAGTTGGTCAGCAAGTTGCTCAAACAATCCTAACCAGCTATTCCGCAACCAATGATGGAGACAGTCCCACATCAGATGTCCAGCCCTCAGACACGAGGTTTGCCTACTTTCCTGCTGTTGCAGATGGAAGCATAACCTCTTCACAGTCAGAAGCAGCAGCTCTGGCAGTACCAAGCCCAG GACAGTTTTATGTAATGATGTCTTCACAAGATGTGCTTCAGCCAGGACAAAGAACTTTGGCTCCAAGAACACATCAGTTTAGTCCAAAATTAGATGTAACAAGAACAGCGAGAGATGAACGTCGCAGAGCCACTCACAATGAAG TGGAAAGAAAAAGAAGAGACAAAATTAATAATTGGATAATGAAGTTATCAAAAGTAGTGCCTGATTGTTCTTCTGATCACACCAAGCAAGGGCAG AGTAAAGGGGGAGTACTTGCTAAAGCTTGTGAATACATCCAAGAATTGAGAAATGCTAATGCTAGATTGCCTgagattttaaaagaaaatgagaGATTGTCGATGGATATAGAACTGTTGAGACGTCAGTGTGAAGATATCAAGAACGAGAATCAGATGTTCCAAGTGCATCTTCAACAGCAAGGGATTACCATTACTGACCAGATGGGTACAAATGCCACATAA
- the LOC143225282 gene encoding upstream stimulatory factor-like isoform X8 — protein MDMLDHPLDTSRGEQVNDSGASDDTSHIPADDSSVNTVNTVEDATELCATQQNSSLLDPTVHYQFRAENGQGTVTYRVVQLASECDVNTDASAHVVTTAAALVGQQVAQTILTSYSATNDGDSPTSDVQPSDTRFAYFPAVADGSITSSQSEAAALAVPSPGQFYVMMSSQDVLQPGQRTLAPRTHQFSPKLDVTRTARDERRRATHNEVERKRRDKINNWIMKLSKVVPDCSSDHTKQGQQSKGGVLAKACEYIQELRNANARLPEILKENERLSMDIELLRRQCEDIKNENQMFQVHLQQQGITITDQMGTNAT, from the exons aCAGCTCAGTGAATACAGTCAACACAGTTGAAGATGCTACAGAACTTTGTGCTACCCAACAAAACAGTAGTCTTCTTGATCCTACAGTTCACTATCAGTTTAGAGCAGAGAATGGTCAAG GTACTGTAACGTATCGTGTGGTACAGCTTGCATCAGAAtgtgatgtaaatactgatgctTCTGCCCATGTGGTGACCACAGCAGCAGCATTAGTTGGTCAGCAAGTTGCTCAAACAATCCTAACCAGCTATTCCGCAACCAATGATGGAGACAGTCCCACATCAGATGTCCAGCCCTCAGACACGAGGTTTGCCTACTTTCCTGCTGTTGCAGATGGAAGCATAACCTCTTCACAGTCAGAAGCAGCAGCTCTGGCAGTACCAAGCCCAG GACAGTTTTATGTAATGATGTCTTCACAAGATGTGCTTCAGCCAGGACAAAGAACTTTGGCTCCAAGAACACATCAGTTTAGTCCAAAATTAGATGTAACAAGAACAGCGAGAGATGAACGTCGCAGAGCCACTCACAATGAAG TGGAAAGAAAAAGAAGAGACAAAATTAATAATTGGATAATGAAGTTATCAAAAGTAGTGCCTGATTGTTCTTCTGATCACACCAAGCAAGGGCAG CAGAGTAAAGGGGGAGTACTTGCTAAAGCTTGTGAATACATCCAAGAATTGAGAAATGCTAATGCTAGATTGCCTgagattttaaaagaaaatgagaGATTGTCGATGGATATAGAACTGTTGAGACGTCAGTGTGAAGATATCAAGAACGAGAATCAGATGTTCCAAGTGCATCTTCAACAGCAAGGGATTACCATTACTGACCAGATGGGTACAAATGCCACATAA
- the LOC143225282 gene encoding upstream stimulatory factor-like isoform X11, which produces MDMLDHPLDTRGEQVNDSGASDDTSHIPADDSSVNTVNTVEDATELCATQQNSSLLDPTVHYQFRAENGQGTVTYRVVQLASECDVNTDASAHVVTTAAALVGQQVAQTILTSYSATNDGDSPTSDVQPSDTRFAYFPAVADGSITSSQSEAAALAVPSPGQFYVMMSSQDVLQPGQRTLAPRTHQFSPKLDVTRTARDERRRATHNEVERKRRDKINNWIMKLSKVVPDCSSDHTKQGQSKGGVLAKACEYIQELRNANARLPEILKENERLSMDIELLRRQCEDIKNENQMFQVHLQQQGITITDQMGTNAT; this is translated from the exons aCAGCTCAGTGAATACAGTCAACACAGTTGAAGATGCTACAGAACTTTGTGCTACCCAACAAAACAGTAGTCTTCTTGATCCTACAGTTCACTATCAGTTTAGAGCAGAGAATGGTCAAG GTACTGTAACGTATCGTGTGGTACAGCTTGCATCAGAAtgtgatgtaaatactgatgctTCTGCCCATGTGGTGACCACAGCAGCAGCATTAGTTGGTCAGCAAGTTGCTCAAACAATCCTAACCAGCTATTCCGCAACCAATGATGGAGACAGTCCCACATCAGATGTCCAGCCCTCAGACACGAGGTTTGCCTACTTTCCTGCTGTTGCAGATGGAAGCATAACCTCTTCACAGTCAGAAGCAGCAGCTCTGGCAGTACCAAGCCCAG GACAGTTTTATGTAATGATGTCTTCACAAGATGTGCTTCAGCCAGGACAAAGAACTTTGGCTCCAAGAACACATCAGTTTAGTCCAAAATTAGATGTAACAAGAACAGCGAGAGATGAACGTCGCAGAGCCACTCACAATGAAG TGGAAAGAAAAAGAAGAGACAAAATTAATAATTGGATAATGAAGTTATCAAAAGTAGTGCCTGATTGTTCTTCTGATCACACCAAGCAAGGGCAG AGTAAAGGGGGAGTACTTGCTAAAGCTTGTGAATACATCCAAGAATTGAGAAATGCTAATGCTAGATTGCCTgagattttaaaagaaaatgagaGATTGTCGATGGATATAGAACTGTTGAGACGTCAGTGTGAAGATATCAAGAACGAGAATCAGATGTTCCAAGTGCATCTTCAACAGCAAGGGATTACCATTACTGACCAGATGGGTACAAATGCCACATAA
- the LOC143225282 gene encoding upstream stimulatory factor-like isoform X10 codes for MDMLDHPLDTRGEQVNDSGASDDTSHIPADDSSVNTVNTVEDATELCATQQNSSLLDPTVHYQFRAENGQGTVTYRVVQLASECDVNTDASAHVVTTAAALVGQQVAQTILTSYSATNDGDSPTSDVQPSDTRFAYFPAVADGSITSSQSEAAALAVPSPGQFYVMMSSQDVLQPGQRTLAPRTHQFSPKLDVTRTARDERRRATHNEVERKRRDKINNWIMKLSKVVPDCSSDHTKQGQQSKGGVLAKACEYIQELRNANARLPEILKENERLSMDIELLRRQCEDIKNENQMFQVHLQQQGITITDQMGTNAT; via the exons aCAGCTCAGTGAATACAGTCAACACAGTTGAAGATGCTACAGAACTTTGTGCTACCCAACAAAACAGTAGTCTTCTTGATCCTACAGTTCACTATCAGTTTAGAGCAGAGAATGGTCAAG GTACTGTAACGTATCGTGTGGTACAGCTTGCATCAGAAtgtgatgtaaatactgatgctTCTGCCCATGTGGTGACCACAGCAGCAGCATTAGTTGGTCAGCAAGTTGCTCAAACAATCCTAACCAGCTATTCCGCAACCAATGATGGAGACAGTCCCACATCAGATGTCCAGCCCTCAGACACGAGGTTTGCCTACTTTCCTGCTGTTGCAGATGGAAGCATAACCTCTTCACAGTCAGAAGCAGCAGCTCTGGCAGTACCAAGCCCAG GACAGTTTTATGTAATGATGTCTTCACAAGATGTGCTTCAGCCAGGACAAAGAACTTTGGCTCCAAGAACACATCAGTTTAGTCCAAAATTAGATGTAACAAGAACAGCGAGAGATGAACGTCGCAGAGCCACTCACAATGAAG TGGAAAGAAAAAGAAGAGACAAAATTAATAATTGGATAATGAAGTTATCAAAAGTAGTGCCTGATTGTTCTTCTGATCACACCAAGCAAGGGCAG CAGAGTAAAGGGGGAGTACTTGCTAAAGCTTGTGAATACATCCAAGAATTGAGAAATGCTAATGCTAGATTGCCTgagattttaaaagaaaatgagaGATTGTCGATGGATATAGAACTGTTGAGACGTCAGTGTGAAGATATCAAGAACGAGAATCAGATGTTCCAAGTGCATCTTCAACAGCAAGGGATTACCATTACTGACCAGATGGGTACAAATGCCACATAA